The DNA region AATTCGCCACCCAGATCGAACAACCGATGCTGGCAGGGCGCAAGCACCTCAATTACTTCATTGAGCGCCGGAACGCGCTGAGCCTCGTCAATCAGTCCCGCCAGCAGCAGCCCGAGCTGGCTGTTCAGCGTATCGACTTCACCGATGGCCTCGACGCGCGGGTGATCCTTGGAGACCCGGCGGCCGTCACCCAGCCCGGTTTCACCGGTGTCGCCGGTGCGTGTGTAAATCTTCGACAAACGAAAGCCCATTGCGATGGCTCCTGATCAGGATTTGGAAATAACCTGCTGCTGCACATTCACCTGATTGGCAACCAGCGGCAAACGCAGCGTGAAGCAGGTTCCCATGCCGAGGGAGGATTGCACCTCCATCTGGCCTTTATGGTTATTGGTGATGATGAAATACGACACCGAAAGCCCCAGTCCGGTGCCCTGACCGATTTCCTTGGTGGTAAAAAACGGCTCGAAGGTACGTTTGCGCACGCTTTCCGACATGCCGATGCCGTTGTCTTCCACCTGAATCTCGGCCCACGGCGGATTGAGGCGGGTGCGCAGAATGATGCGTCCTGGCTCCTCGCTGTCAGGGCGCTGGTGAATGGCCTGCGCCGCGTTTTTCAGCAGATTCAGGAGGACTTGTTCCAGCTCGTTGGAGATGCAAGGCACCGGGCCCAGTTCCGGGTCGAACTGGCGAATGATGTGCTGGCCCTTGAAGTCGAAACCGATGGTCAGGTCGAAATCGTTGCTGGCGATTTCCACCGCCTGATCGATCAACGCGGGCAGATCGCAGGGTGACAGCTGGCGGCTGCTCAGACGGCTGAAATTGAGCATGTGGCTGACGATCTTCGCCGCTCTGGCGCCTGCCTGCTGAATGCCATCCAGCAGCTTTGGAACCTCGCGGTTCTCCAGATACTGATTGACCACCGCCAGATCAACACCGTCGGCTTCGGCTTGTTCGATGTTCTTCGGCAGTTCCGGGGACAGACGTCGGCGGATGTTCTGCACATTATGCAGAATCGCCCCCAGTGGATTATTGATCTCATGTGCCATGCCCGCTGCCAGGCCGCCGACAGACAACATCTTCTCCGACTGCACCATCATTTCTTCCAGCGAAATACGCTGGGTGATGTCATCGATGCGGATCACCACACCACGCCCGGCATCGCCGGTCAGAGGGTAGAACGTCAATGCGTAATGGCGCGCCTCGTCGTTCTTGATCCAGGTGACGCGCTCGATCTTGGTCACACTGTGTCGCTCGACCGTGTGTTTGATCTGCGGCAGGAACGAACGCATCGGCTCAAACGCGAGGAAGATCGGCTGATTCAGCGCCTCGTCCAGCGTCGTCCCGGAAAGCGCCGTAGCCTCCTGATTCCACTGCGTCACGTAGAGCTGCTCGTCCAGCGCGATCATCGCCGAGGGCATCGAATCGATGATGCTGTTGAGGTAATTCTGAAAGCCGGTGAGCTTCTTCTCGATCTTGCTGCGCACCTGAACTTCGAGTTCCAGCTTGCGGTTGGTGTGGCGGGTTTCCTCGGCCAGACCCTGGGCCTGATCGTAGGCTTCCTGAGAGTCGTCCCGGGCGCGCTTGAGTTGCTGCTCACGGGCCTCGATACGCGACAGCATGGTGTTGAATGCTTCGGCCAGGCTGCCGATTTCATCTTCATTGCCCGGTTCGGCGCGCAGGGCGTAGTTCTCCTCGCGAGTCACCTGCCGGGACAGTTCTTCCAGTTGATAGATAGGCTCGGTGATCAAACGCCGGATCTGCCGGGCGACCACCAGCCAGAGCAGCACACTGAACACCAGAATGCCCAGGCTGGCAGTCAGCGTGCCGGTGTAGAACGCGGGCGGCAGCTCGCTGCTGGCGACCAGCAACAGATGCCCAGGCGGTTCGTTGCCTTTCGGCACGGTAATGACCTGCGTGCTGCGAAATTCAGTCAGGCGCCAGCTGTCCAGGTCCTTGAAATGCCTGGGCAGTTCAAGGCTTTCACCCTGATGCATCTGTTCGAGCCGCTCGCCGTTGTTGTCATACACAGCGGCTGCACGTAACGGCCCGTAGCTTTTCAGCTCCTTGAGCAGGGCACGCGCCTCGTTTGGCGAGTACAGGGCTCGCTCGTTGAGGTTGGCGCTGCTGATCAGGCGGCCGATGGTTTGCAAGGCCTGCGGGGCCATGGCTTCTTGGGAGATGTAATAGGCCGCGCTGATGAAGGTCAGGTTGGCGACCAGCAGCACGGTGGTCATCAGGACCAGCAGGGCGGCCAGCAGTTTCTGGCCTACCGGCAGGTTTTCCAGGCGTTGGCGCAAGGGCATGGGCGAGTCGCATTGACGGGTGGTGCGAGCAGGGTAGCGCGGGCTAGTCAGTACGCAAACCCTTGCTTGCCAGATGAGCGGTCAGACGCGCCTGCAAATGCTGCAGGTGGGGTGTCGGGCAGCGATGGCGAACGGCGGCAGCACACGCGTAACCCAACAGGTAACTGATCTCGGTACGGCGCCGGTGGGCGACATCCTGATGCATCGACGTGTAGTTGGCCGCCGTGGCAGTGATCACGCGCAGCACTTCGCTGTGCAACTCC from Pseudomonas syringae includes:
- a CDS encoding sensor histidine kinase; its protein translation is MPLRQRLENLPVGQKLLAALLVLMTTVLLVANLTFISAAYYISQEAMAPQALQTIGRLISSANLNERALYSPNEARALLKELKSYGPLRAAAVYDNNGERLEQMHQGESLELPRHFKDLDSWRLTEFRSTQVITVPKGNEPPGHLLLVASSELPPAFYTGTLTASLGILVFSVLLWLVVARQIRRLITEPIYQLEELSRQVTREENYALRAEPGNEDEIGSLAEAFNTMLSRIEAREQQLKRARDDSQEAYDQAQGLAEETRHTNRKLELEVQVRSKIEKKLTGFQNYLNSIIDSMPSAMIALDEQLYVTQWNQEATALSGTTLDEALNQPIFLAFEPMRSFLPQIKHTVERHSVTKIERVTWIKNDEARHYALTFYPLTGDAGRGVVIRIDDITQRISLEEMMVQSEKMLSVGGLAAGMAHEINNPLGAILHNVQNIRRRLSPELPKNIEQAEADGVDLAVVNQYLENREVPKLLDGIQQAGARAAKIVSHMLNFSRLSSRQLSPCDLPALIDQAVEIASNDFDLTIGFDFKGQHIIRQFDPELGPVPCISNELEQVLLNLLKNAAQAIHQRPDSEEPGRIILRTRLNPPWAEIQVEDNGIGMSESVRKRTFEPFFTTKEIGQGTGLGLSVSYFIITNNHKGQMEVQSSLGMGTCFTLRLPLVANQVNVQQQVISKS